GGATGTGCAGCAATTTATCCAACTATGCTTGCTTTAATGTTAGCACCAACTTTAGGAATTAATCCATTTGATCCACTATTTTTAATCAGAGTTATAATCATAGTTACAATAAGTTCATTAGGTGTTGTAGGAGTTGGAGGAGGAGCAACATTTGCTGCTATTATAGTACTTTCAACTTTAGGTTTCCCTTTAGAAATAGTTGGATTATTAATAACTGTAGAACCTTTAATAGATATGGGTAGAACAGCATTAAATGTTAATGGATCTATAGTTGCAGGGCTTCTAACTTCTAAAATGTTAAATAAGGTAGATAAAGAAAAATACAATAAATTAGAAACTGAATAAGAATAAGGAGATCTCTAAATTTTTAGAGATTTTCTTTTTTTAATTGATTAAAAACATTAAAAATAGTATAATACATATAAAAATTGAAAGAGAGGCTAGGTTATGAGATTTTCAAAATCTTTTATAAAAACATATAAAGAAGTGCCTAAAGAGGCAGAAACAATATCACATCAATTAATGCTTAGAGCATCTATGATTAAACAATTAACTAGAGGAGTTTATACATATTTACCACTTGGATTAAAAGTTTTAAAAAAGATAGAAAACATAGTTAGAGAAGAATTAAATAAAATAAATGCACAAGAAATATTAATGCCTGTGCTTCAACCAGCAGATTTATGGCAAGAATCTGGAAGATGGTTTTCATATGGTGCTGAACTTATGAGATTACATGATAGAAATAATAGAGATTTTGTTTTAGGACCAACACATGAGGAAGTTATAGTTGATTTATTTAGAAACATTGTAACATCATATAAAGATTTACCATTAAATGTTTATCAAATACAAACAAAGTTTAGAGATGAGAGAAGACCTAGATTTGGGTTAATGCGTGGAAGAGAATTTATAATGAAAGATGCATATAGTTTCCATTTAACACAAGAATGTTTAGATAGAGAGTATAATAAGGTTAAGGAAGCATATTGCAAAATATTTGAGCGTTGTGGTCTTAACTTTAGAGCAGTAGATGCTGATACTGGAAGTATAGGTGGTTCTGAAAGTCATGAATTTATGGTTCTTGCTTCAAGTGGAGAAGATGATATACTTTATTCAGATAAATCAGATTATGCAGCTAATGTTGAAAAGGCAGTTTCAGTATTAGAATTTGAAGTTGATAATTCTGAAGAACTTACTAAAGAATTAGTAGCCACTCCAGATATTAAAACTATAGAAGATGTTTCAAAATTTCTTAATGTAAATACTAATAAAACTATAAAATCAGTACTATTTAAAGAAGAGCAAGAAGATAAAACTTTTGCCTACTATATAGCTTTAATAAGAGGAGATTTAGAAATAAATGATGTAAAAGTAAAGAATATATTTGGTGCAAAAATAGATCTTGAAATGATGAATGAAAAAGATTTAGAAAATCTAGGCTTTGCTGGAGGATATTTCTCGCCATTAAAAGAAATAGAAACACTTTCAAAAGTTAAAATAGTTATAGATGAATCAGTAAAACATATGAAAAACTTTGTAGGTGGAGCAAATGTTGAAGGACATCACTATATTAATATGAATTTATCAGATATACATTATGATTTAGTTGGAGATATACGAAAAGCACAAAAAGGGGATAAGGCATTAGATGGTGGAACTTTAGATATTGCTAGAGGAATAGAAGTAGGGCATATATTTAAATTAGGTAAAAAGTATAGCGCGGCTATGAATACTAAAGTATTAAATGATAAAGGTGTAGCAGAAACTGTTATTATGGGTTGTTATGGTATAGGAGTTTCAAGAGTTGCAGCAGCAGCAATTGAACAAAATTTTGATGATTTTGGTATAATATGGCCTAAGTCTATAGCCCCTTATTTAGTAGATTTAATTTTAGTTAATGTAAAAGATGAAATAGCAAAAGAAGTTTCAGAAAAAATATATTCTGATATGTTATTAAATAATATTGATGTGATTTATGATGATAGAGATGAAAAAGCAGGATTTAAGTTTAAGGATGCTGACCTTATAGGTATACCTTTAAAAGTTATAGTAGGAAAAGGTGCTGTAAATGGTATGGTAGAAATTAAACATAGAGATGGTTCTTTTTCTGGAGAAATTAAAGTAGAAGATGTAATATCATATATTAAAGAATTTGAAAAAAATAAGTAGAGATGTCAAATTGATATCTCTTTTTATTTACTCCTTTTAATTTCATGTAATTTTTGATATAATGAGAATGAAAATGTATGTTTTTTGGAGAAAAAAATGGATTTAATTACTAAATTTAATAAACAAGAATTTATAAATGGAATTAAAGCTGCAAATGGAATTGCAATAGCTTTTATACCTTTCGGGTTTGCACTTGGACTTATTTCTAATACATATAATGTTAATTCTGTAGTATCATCTGTAATGACTTTCATTATTTATTCAGGTGCATCACAAGTTTTGTTATATAAAATATTTGCAACTGGAAGTTTTGATATATTTTCTGCGATTTTTGCCGCAGCCATGTTAAATTTTAGGTATGTTTTAATAAATATTCCTATGTATAAGGCATTAAGTAATTATGATAGAAAATCAAAATCTTTAGTGGGTGTCTTATTTACTGATGAAACTGTAGCATTTTTAGCACTTAAGAAGAATAAGAGTTTATCATTTGCATTAGGTGTTAATTTATTAGGATATTTAAGTTTTACTTTAAGTTCTGTATTTGGAGTAATACTTGGAAACTATATACCTATTATTGTTATAAATTCCATGAAATTTGTTCTTTATGGTACATTTTTATCACTTTTGATATCAAGTTTAATTATGGATAATAAGAATTTAAAAATAGTATTAATAACTTTATTTTTAAAAGCAATATTTATGTGTATATATCCATTTAACATGATTCCACAAAGTTTACAGATAGTATTAATACTATCATTAACTAGTTTGATATATGCAATGATATCGATATGGAGGGATATTAAATGAAAATATGGTTAGTTATAATACTTGCTGCTATAATTACTCAACTTTTCAGAATTTCTGGAGAATTTATACCTATACCTAGAACGAAATTTATGGATAGATTTTTAGAAGCTATTCCTATTTCGGTATTAGTTATATTATTTTTTCCAGATATTTTTGTTTCTATAGGAAGTAAAATGTATGAAATAATGATAGCTGTTTTTGCTTCCCTACTTATAATAATAATGACTATAAAAAATGTTGATTTAGGAAAGATAATGATAATTGCAGTTGTAACTGTAGTTATACTTAACTTGATATTATCAAAAGTATTAATTTAGGAGAATTTATGGAAGAATATGAATTAAGAAAAGTTATAGATGAAAAAAATATTGATTTTAATGATATAAAGGAGCATCTTTGACTTAGATAAATTAAAAAAAGAATTAGAAGAAAAAGAAAAGCTAACTTTAGAAGATGGTTTTTATAAAGATCAAAATAAATCACAGAATGTATTAAAAGAAATTTCACTTTTAAAGGAAAGAATAAAAGATATTTCTAAACTATTAACATTAAATGAAAATATTCAAATATTATTAGAGTTCTATAAACAAGAAGAAATAAGTTTAGAGGAATTAGAAACTGAAACACTTGAATTTATAAAAGAATTAGATAAATTTAAAATAAAGTTATTATTAAATGGTAAATATGATAAAAATTCAGCAATACTTACTATAAATGCAGGAGCAGGTGGAACTGAAAGTTGTGATTGGGTATCTATGCTATATAGAATGTATGATAGATGGGCTATGCAAAATAAGTTTAAAGTAGAAGTTCTTGATATTTTAGCAGGAGATGAGGCTGGGATTAAGAGTATAACTTTATCTATTAAAGGTGATTATGCTTATGGATATTTAGATTGTGAAAAAGGTGTTCATAGATTAGTTAGAATATCACCGTTTGATTCTAATGCAAGAAGACATACTTCATTTGCAGCAGTAAATGTAATTCCTGAAATAGAAGATGATGTTGAAGTTAATTTAAAAAAAGAGGATTTAAAGATAGATACATATAGAGCAAGTGGAGCTGGAGGGCAACATGTTAATACAACAGATTCAGCTGTAAGAATTACACATATACCTACAGGTATAGTGGTGATTTGCCAAAATGAAAGATCTCAGAATAAAAATTTAAATTCTGCAATGAAGGTTTTAAGAGCTAAACTGTTTGAAATAGAATTGAAAAATAGAGAAAATGAAATAAATGATCTTAAAGGAGTACAATCAAAAATAGAATGGGGTTCACAAATTAGATCATATGTGTTCCAACCATATAAGATGGTAAAAGATCATAGAACTAACCATGAAGAAAACAATGTAGATAAGGTTATGGATGGAGATATAAATATATTTATAGATGAATATTTAAAGATAAGGTAGGTTGTTATATTATGGAATACAAAATTGAAGTTGCAATAACTGAGGAAGAAATTGCAAATAAAGTTGATGAAATTGCAAAAAAAATTAGTAGTGATTTTGAAGGTCAAAGTTTACTTTTAGTAGGTCTTTTAAGAGGTTCAGCAGTATTTTTAGCTGATATAGCAAGAAAAATAAACTATAACAAAGTGGATTTAACTTTAGATTTCATGAATGTTTCTAGCTATGGTAATTCTATGCAAAGTTCAAGAGAAGTAAAAATATTAAAAGATCTTGAAGAAGATGTTAATAATAGACATATTTTAATAATTGAAGATATAGTGGATACTGGAAGAACATTAAGTGAAGTTAAAAAGATGCTACTTATGAGAAATCCTAAATCTTTAAAGATATGCACATTACTTGATAAACCTGAAAGAAGAGAAGTAGAAATAGATGTAGATTATATAGGATTTAAAATATCTGATTTCTTTGTTGTAGGTTATGGTATAGATTATGCACAAAAACATAGAACACTTCCATTTATTGGACAAGTTGTAGAAATTAAATAGGAAAGAGGTAGGGATATGAATAAATATAATACATATGTTGTGGTAGGAACTCAGTGGGGAGATGAAGGTAAAGGTAAAATTATAGATGTATTATCGCCAGATGCTGATTATGTAGTCAGATATCAAGGTGGAAATAATGCTGGGCATACAGTTATAGTTGGAGAAGAAAAATTTATACTGCATTTACTTCCATCAGGAGTGATTAATAATAAAGGTAAGTGTATTATAGGTTCAGGAGTAGTTGTAGATATAGATGTATTACTTGATGAAATGTCAAAACTTGAAAGTAGAGGAAAAGATCTAAGCAACCTATATGTTGATGAAAGAACACATATTATTATGCCTTACCATGTTTCTATAGATAAAGCAAAAGAAGAAGCATTGGGAGAAAATAAGATAGGAACTACTCAAAGAGGAATAGGACCATGCTATAATGATAAAATTTCAAGAAATGGTATCAGAATGGGGGATTTACTTGATTTTGATAGATTTAGAGATAAACTTGAATGGAATATTAAAGAAAAAAATGATATTTTAGAAAAATATGGTTATCCAACTTTTTCTTTTGAAGAATTATTAGAAAAATATAGAACTCTTGCAGAAAAAATGAAAAATAGAATAATAGATTCAGTTTTTGAAATTAACCAAGCAGTAATAGAAGGTAAAAAAGTACTGTTTGAAGGAGCTCAAGCATTGATGTTAGATATAGATTATGGAACATATCCATATGTAACTACATCATCACCAACAGCAGGTGGAGCATGCACTGGTAGTGGAGTTTCTCCAAATAAGATAAATAGAGTATTAGGTGTTATGAAAGCATATACAACTCGTGTTGGAGAAGGACCTTTCCCTACAGAATTAAATAATGAAATAGGAGAAAATTTAAGAACTATAGGACATGAGTTTGGAGCAACTACTGGAAGACCAAGAAGATGTGGTTGGTTAGACCTTGTTATAGGTAAATATGCTACATTAATAAATGGATTAACAGATATAGTTTTAACTAAACTTGATGTATTAACTGGACTTGAAGTAATTAAAGTTGCTATAGCTTATGATATTAATGGAAAAGTACATCAAACATATCCTGGAAATTTAAGAAAATCTCAAGAAATAGAAATAATATATAAAGAATTTCCTGGTTGGACAGAAGATATTACAAAAATTAAAAATTATGAAGAATTACCAGAAAATTGTAAAAGATATGTTGAATTTATAGAAAGTTATTTAGAAACACCAATAAGTTTAATATCTGTTGGACCAAGTAGAGAGCAAAATATTTATAGAGGAGAATTTTAATGAATAAATATGTGAATCCATTGTGTGAAAGATATGCTAGTGAAGAAATGCAGTATATTTTTTCCCCTGATTTTAAATTTTCAACTTGGAGGAAATTGTGGGTAAATCTTGCAAAATCTGAACAAGAATTGGGGCTTAATTTCATAACAGATGATATGATAAAAGAAATGGAAGAAAATGTATATAATATTGATTATACATTAGCTGCAAAATATGAAAAAGACTTAAGACATGATGTTATGGCTCATGTACATACTTTTGGAGATTTAGTTCCTAATGCAAGAAAAATAATACATTTAGGTGCAACTAGTGCCTATGTTGGGGATAATACTGATATTATACAAATAAAAGAAGGATTAATTCTTGTTAGAAAAAAACTTGTATCTGTCATAGAAAGAATGTCTAAATTTGCAGAAAAATATAAAGGATTACCAACTTTAGGATTCACACATTTCCAAGCTGCACAACTTACAACAGTAGGTAAGAGAGCATCTCTTTGGATGCAATCATTACTTTATGATTTAGAGGAATTAGAATTTAGATTAGATAATTTAAAATTTAGAGGAGCTAAGGGAACTACAGGAACTCAAGCTAGTTTTAAAGAACTATTTAATGATTTTGATAAGGTAAAAAAATTAGATGAATTAGTTACAGAAAAAGCTGGATTTAAAGTTAAGCAAACTTTATCTTCACAAACATATGATAGAAAACAAGATACGCAAATCTTACAGTTACTATCAAATATTGCACAAAGTGTTCATAAAATTACTAATGATTTTAGAATGCTTCAACATTTAAAAGAAATAGAAGAACCTTTTGGTAAAAAGCAAATAGGATCATCAGCTATGGCATATAAGAGAAATCCTATGAGAAGTGAAAGGGCTTCATCTCTTGCTAAATTTGTTATGGCTAATGCTCATAATGGAGAACTTGTTGCTGCAACACAATGGTTTGAAAGAACTTTAGATGATTCAGCAGATAAAAGATTATCTATTCCTCAAAGTTTTTTAGCTATAGACGGAATATTAATATTACTTTTAAATATTTTTGAAAATACTGTTGTGTACGAAAAAATAATAAAAAGAAATGTAGATAAAGAATTACCATTTATGGCAACAGAGAATATAATAATGAAGGCTGTTGAAAATGGAATGGATAGACAAGATGTTCATGAAATTATAAGAGAGTTATCTATGGAAGCTGCCAAAAATGTTAAATTAGAAGGTCTTGATAATAATTTAATAGAATTAATAAAAAAAGATGGAAGATTAGATATTATTAAAGATGAAATAGATAATATATTAGAAGCAGAAAAATTTATTGGATATTCAAAGGAACAGATTGAAGAATTTTTAAGTAATGATATTAAGCCTATATTAGAAAAATATAAGGATGAAATTATAAAAATAAGTACGGAGATAGATAAATAATGAAAAAAGGATATACTATACTTACAGTTAATGAAGACAGCTTGGGTATTAGTAATATTAAAATAACAGAAATAGCATTACTTAGATCAAAGGTAAATGAAGTAATAATAAATTATGATATTTTAAATATAGAAAATGTATTTGATGACTTGTTAAAAATAAGAAGAGTATTGGAAAAAGTTTCCGATACTCTTTATGTTAAATTTAATATAAATACATGTAATAAAGATAAATTTAACATAGATGAAGTTATTAATTTTACAATTAAACTTATTAGAGATACTAACCCATATTTATCATCAATTTTATCAAATTATACTTATACTAAACTGCAAGACAATATTAAATTAAATTTAGAAACTATAATGAATATAGGTAAAAATACTGAAAAAAATATATCTAAAAAAATAGAAAAAATAATAAATGAAACATTTTCTCAAAATTTAAACTTTGAGATATTTTTTGATGTAAATACAGATCAAAATGTAGTTAATATACAAAAACAAGAACAAGAAGAAATATTAGAATATGAAATACCAATTTCATACAAGCCTAAAGAAGTAAAAAAACCTGGTATAGTTAATAATAAGAAGTATAGTAAATCTAAACTTAAGTTAAGTAAATTTAGTGATATTGAAGATTTAATGGTTGGTCAAGAAATAGCTTTAAGAGGAGATATATTCTATTTTGATTTAGTGGCAACTAAAAGTGGCAAATTAAAAATAGTAATATATATAACAGATTATGAAAATTCGGTAGCTTGCACTAAGTTTGTAAATGATAAGGAAGAAATTAAATTTAAAATTGGAGATAGTGTTGAACTTTCAGGTAAATACGAAAAATATTTTGATGATTATTCAATAATAATAAGGGATATAAAGGTTGTTGAAGGAGAAGAAAATAAAAGAGAAGATAATGCAAGTGAAAAAAGAATAGAGCTTGCAGCTCATACTAATATGAGTGATATGTTATCTACTATAGAACCTAAATCAGGAAAAGAAGGCTCTTTAGTTAATAGAGCAAGAGAATTTGGACATAAAGCCGTAGCTGTTACAGACTATGGTGTAGTACATGCCTTCCCATTTGTTGCTACAGGAATTAAAGAAGATGAAGAATTTAAGGTAATATATGGAATGGAAGCATATATGGTAGATGATAGTGCTCCTTTAATAGTTAAGGCTAAAGATGTATTTATTGAAGAGGAAGAATTTGTAGTATTTGATATAGAAACTACAGGATTTTCACCTATTAATGATAAAATAATAGAAATAGGTGCAGTTAAGTTAAAAAATGGTAAGGTATTAGATAGATTTTCTGAATTTGTAAATCCTCAGACTATAATTCCTAAAAAGATTGTAGAACTTACTGGTATTAATGATAATATGGTTAAAGATAGTGATATTATTGATAAAGTAATGCCAAGATTTTTAGAATTTGTTAAAGGGACTACATTAGTAGCCCATAATGCAAAATTTGACGTAGGCTTTATTTCTAAAAAATGTGAAGACTTAAATTTAGAAACAGATTTTTCATATATAGATACTTTAGAATGGTCTAAAATATTAGTAGATGATGTAAAAAGATTTAATTTAGATACACTTACTAAAAGATTTAATATTAAATTAGAAAATCACCATAGAGCAGTAGATGATGCTAATGCAACAGCAGAATTATTTAAAAAGTTATTATCATTAGTATCTGCAAATGGTGTAGAAAAGCTAACTGATGTTAGTGAGAAATTAGAGAAAAAACCTAAAATTGCTGATACAGAAAATATTACAATACTTGTAAAAAATCTTGCAGGATTAAAAAGATTATATGAATTAGTATCTATTTCACATCTAAAATATTATGGAGAGAAAAAACCTAGAATACTTAAAACAGATCTTGAAAAAGATAGAGAAAATTTCTTGATTTCTTCAAGCCCAATATATTCAGGAAGATTTAATAAGGGTAAACTTGTCAGCCTATATGTTAGAGGTATTTCAAGAGAAGAAATTATGCAACAGTTAGATTTCTATGATTATGTACAAGTATATCCAAGATGTATATATAACGATGCGATAGAAATGGAAGAAATTTCTGGTTATGAATTTATAGAACAGATGAATAAAGATTTTGTTCAAATGGCTAAAGAAAAAAATAAGTTGGTTGTAGCTACTGGAAATGTATATTATTTAGATGATAGGGATAAAAAATCTAAAGCAGCTCTACTTTTAGGTTCTGATAGAGCATTTAGAACATATCAAATAGATACAGGTAATTATTATAGAACTACAGAGGAAATGCTTGATGAATTTAGCTATTTAAATGAAGAAGATATTAAAGATGTTGTAATATACAATACACATAAAATTAATGATCAAATTGAAAAAATTAAACCTATACCTGATGGTGACTATAAACCAGTAATGGAAGGTGCTGAAGATGAAGTTAGAAATATGACATATAATAAGGCGTATGAACTTTATGGAAATCCACTTCCTGAAGCAGTAGAAACAAGGGTTAAAAGAGAACTTGATTCTATAATAGGTAATGGATTTGCTGTGCTTTATCTAATTGCACAAAAACTAGTTAAAAAATCAGTTGATAATGGTTATTTAGTTGGTTCAAGAGGATCTGTAGG
The genomic region above belongs to Streptobacillus moniliformis DSM 12112 and contains:
- a CDS encoding proline--tRNA ligase codes for the protein MRFSKSFIKTYKEVPKEAETISHQLMLRASMIKQLTRGVYTYLPLGLKVLKKIENIVREELNKINAQEILMPVLQPADLWQESGRWFSYGAELMRLHDRNNRDFVLGPTHEEVIVDLFRNIVTSYKDLPLNVYQIQTKFRDERRPRFGLMRGREFIMKDAYSFHLTQECLDREYNKVKEAYCKIFERCGLNFRAVDADTGSIGGSESHEFMVLASSGEDDILYSDKSDYAANVEKAVSVLEFEVDNSEELTKELVATPDIKTIEDVSKFLNVNTNKTIKSVLFKEEQEDKTFAYYIALIRGDLEINDVKVKNIFGAKIDLEMMNEKDLENLGFAGGYFSPLKEIETLSKVKIVIDESVKHMKNFVGGANVEGHHYINMNLSDIHYDLVGDIRKAQKGDKALDGGTLDIARGIEVGHIFKLGKKYSAAMNTKVLNDKGVAETVIMGCYGIGVSRVAAAAIEQNFDDFGIIWPKSIAPYLVDLILVNVKDEIAKEVSEKIYSDMLLNNIDVIYDDRDEKAGFKFKDADLIGIPLKVIVGKGAVNGMVEIKHRDGSFSGEIKVEDVISYIKEFEKNK
- a CDS encoding AzlC family ABC transporter permease yields the protein MDLITKFNKQEFINGIKAANGIAIAFIPFGFALGLISNTYNVNSVVSSVMTFIIYSGASQVLLYKIFATGSFDIFSAIFAAAMLNFRYVLINIPMYKALSNYDRKSKSLVGVLFTDETVAFLALKKNKSLSFALGVNLLGYLSFTLSSVFGVILGNYIPIIVINSMKFVLYGTFLSLLISSLIMDNKNLKIVLITLFLKAIFMCIYPFNMIPQSLQIVLILSLTSLIYAMISIWRDIK
- a CDS encoding AzlD domain-containing protein produces the protein MKIWLVIILAAIITQLFRISGEFIPIPRTKFMDRFLEAIPISVLVILFFPDIFVSIGSKMYEIMIAVFASLLIIIMTIKNVDLGKIMIIAVVTVVILNLILSKVLI
- the prfB gene encoding peptide chain release factor 2 (programmed frameshift); its protein translation is MEEYELRKVIDEKNIDFNDIKEHLDLDKLKKELEEKEKLTLEDGFYKDQNKSQNVLKEISLLKERIKDISKLLTLNENIQILLEFYKQEEISLEELETETLEFIKELDKFKIKLLLNGKYDKNSAILTINAGAGGTESCDWVSMLYRMYDRWAMQNKFKVEVLDILAGDEAGIKSITLSIKGDYAYGYLDCEKGVHRLVRISPFDSNARRHTSFAAVNVIPEIEDDVEVNLKKEDLKIDTYRASGAGGQHVNTTDSAVRITHIPTGIVVICQNERSQNKNLNSAMKVLRAKLFEIELKNRENEINDLKGVQSKIEWGSQIRSYVFQPYKMVKDHRTNHEENNVDKVMDGDINIFIDEYLKIR
- the hpt gene encoding hypoxanthine phosphoribosyltransferase — its product is MEYKIEVAITEEEIANKVDEIAKKISSDFEGQSLLLVGLLRGSAVFLADIARKINYNKVDLTLDFMNVSSYGNSMQSSREVKILKDLEEDVNNRHILIIEDIVDTGRTLSEVKKMLLMRNPKSLKICTLLDKPERREVEIDVDYIGFKISDFFVVGYGIDYAQKHRTLPFIGQVVEIK
- a CDS encoding adenylosuccinate synthase, which translates into the protein MNKYNTYVVVGTQWGDEGKGKIIDVLSPDADYVVRYQGGNNAGHTVIVGEEKFILHLLPSGVINNKGKCIIGSGVVVDIDVLLDEMSKLESRGKDLSNLYVDERTHIIMPYHVSIDKAKEEALGENKIGTTQRGIGPCYNDKISRNGIRMGDLLDFDRFRDKLEWNIKEKNDILEKYGYPTFSFEELLEKYRTLAEKMKNRIIDSVFEINQAVIEGKKVLFEGAQALMLDIDYGTYPYVTTSSPTAGGACTGSGVSPNKINRVLGVMKAYTTRVGEGPFPTELNNEIGENLRTIGHEFGATTGRPRRCGWLDLVIGKYATLINGLTDIVLTKLDVLTGLEVIKVAIAYDINGKVHQTYPGNLRKSQEIEIIYKEFPGWTEDITKIKNYEELPENCKRYVEFIESYLETPISLISVGPSREQNIYRGEF
- the purB gene encoding adenylosuccinate lyase; translation: MNKYVNPLCERYASEEMQYIFSPDFKFSTWRKLWVNLAKSEQELGLNFITDDMIKEMEENVYNIDYTLAAKYEKDLRHDVMAHVHTFGDLVPNARKIIHLGATSAYVGDNTDIIQIKEGLILVRKKLVSVIERMSKFAEKYKGLPTLGFTHFQAAQLTTVGKRASLWMQSLLYDLEELEFRLDNLKFRGAKGTTGTQASFKELFNDFDKVKKLDELVTEKAGFKVKQTLSSQTYDRKQDTQILQLLSNIAQSVHKITNDFRMLQHLKEIEEPFGKKQIGSSAMAYKRNPMRSERASSLAKFVMANAHNGELVAATQWFERTLDDSADKRLSIPQSFLAIDGILILLLNIFENTVVYEKIIKRNVDKELPFMATENIIMKAVENGMDRQDVHEIIRELSMEAAKNVKLEGLDNNLIELIKKDGRLDIIKDEIDNILEAEKFIGYSKEQIEEFLSNDIKPILEKYKDEIIKISTEIDK
- a CDS encoding PolC-type DNA polymerase III, with the protein product MKKGYTILTVNEDSLGISNIKITEIALLRSKVNEVIINYDILNIENVFDDLLKIRRVLEKVSDTLYVKFNINTCNKDKFNIDEVINFTIKLIRDTNPYLSSILSNYTYTKLQDNIKLNLETIMNIGKNTEKNISKKIEKIINETFSQNLNFEIFFDVNTDQNVVNIQKQEQEEILEYEIPISYKPKEVKKPGIVNNKKYSKSKLKLSKFSDIEDLMVGQEIALRGDIFYFDLVATKSGKLKIVIYITDYENSVACTKFVNDKEEIKFKIGDSVELSGKYEKYFDDYSIIIRDIKVVEGEENKREDNASEKRIELAAHTNMSDMLSTIEPKSGKEGSLVNRAREFGHKAVAVTDYGVVHAFPFVATGIKEDEEFKVIYGMEAYMVDDSAPLIVKAKDVFIEEEEFVVFDIETTGFSPINDKIIEIGAVKLKNGKVLDRFSEFVNPQTIIPKKIVELTGINDNMVKDSDIIDKVMPRFLEFVKGTTLVAHNAKFDVGFISKKCEDLNLETDFSYIDTLEWSKILVDDVKRFNLDTLTKRFNIKLENHHRAVDDANATAELFKKLLSLVSANGVEKLTDVSEKLEKKPKIADTENITILVKNLAGLKRLYELVSISHLKYYGEKKPRILKTDLEKDRENFLISSSPIYSGRFNKGKLVSLYVRGISREEIMQQLDFYDYVQVYPRCIYNDAIEMEEISGYEFIEQMNKDFVQMAKEKNKLVVATGNVYYLDDRDKKSKAALLLGSDRAFRTYQIDTGNYYRTTEEMLDEFSYLNEEDIKDVVIYNTHKINDQIEKIKPIPDGDYKPVMEGAEDEVRNMTYNKAYELYGNPLPEAVETRVKRELDSIIGNGFAVLYLIAQKLVKKSVDNGYLVGSRGSVGSSLVAYFMGITEVNALYPHYRCEECKYFEMKDFEGSGVDLEEKNCPKCNSKLIRDGHSIPFEVFMGFKGDKTPDIDLNFSGEYQGEIHKYTKELFGDDYVFRAGTISGLAEKNAYTTAKKYFEENIKKDFEKEIYNKYKTSLKKLDPITRSSEEKKLEERINDYCNKNKAEIYRIATKCTGARKTTGQHPGGMIVVPDYKSIYDFTPVQYPANDESSGSITTHFDYHVMDQQLVKLDILGHDDPTTLRMLQDLTNVDIYNIPLTDPKVISIFNSTEALGVSEEQIGSKMGTNGIPEFGTDFVKKMLEDTLPTTFAELVRISGLSHGTDVWLNNAQEYVREGIATLSEVITVRDDIMNRLIDKGMDKSEAFNIMEFVRKGQPSKNKEKWEQYKEIMKASNIDEWYIESCEKIKYMFPKGHAVAYVMMAVRIAYFKVFYPLEFYTAFLNRKYADFSFEKMFGSIDEVKMNLQKLKELETRDLKVLDKKQIILLEILVEMHYRGIELLNIDIYKSDSMKFTIEDGKIRLPLIAMDQLGEVVARTIAEEREIKEFTSIEDLTKRCRIPKTVLETLKCFGCIGEMPESNQLTLF